A window of the Streptomyces sp. JB150 genome harbors these coding sequences:
- a CDS encoding hydrophobic protein, whose amino-acid sequence MVPLLLVLLLAVLLFGAGFAVKILWWVAIAVLVLWLLGFVMRSTSADGGRGRWYRW is encoded by the coding sequence ATGGTTCCCCTGCTTCTCGTTCTGCTTCTGGCCGTGCTCCTCTTCGGCGCCGGCTTCGCCGTCAAGATCCTGTGGTGGGTCGCCATCGCCGTCCTGGTGCTGTGGCTCCTCGGCTTCGTCATGCGCTCCACCAGCGCCGACGGGGGGCGCGGCCGCTGGTACCGATGGTGA
- a CDS encoding SigB/SigF/SigG family RNA polymerase sigma factor: protein MTATTTERTAERTVDVPEIADPATVAPQDARELSKVFFDQLAVLEEGTPEYQYARNTLIEMNMSLVRYAAGRFRSRGADEMEDIVQVGMIGLIKAIDRFELSRGAEFTSFAVPYIVGEIKRFFRDTTWAVHVPRRLQEARVQLARANEELRSRLGRKPTTKELSELMCLPEHEVVEAQLASNGYNSASLDAAISGSEDGEAVLQDFIGNEDAALELVEDFHALAPLIAGLEERDRKIIHWRFVEELSQAEIGARLGISQMQVSRLIRRLLGRLRAGMSTTEA, encoded by the coding sequence ATGACCGCGACGACGACCGAGCGGACTGCCGAGCGGACGGTGGACGTTCCGGAGATCGCGGACCCGGCCACGGTCGCGCCGCAGGACGCCCGGGAACTGTCGAAGGTGTTCTTCGACCAACTGGCGGTGCTGGAGGAGGGCACCCCCGAGTACCAGTACGCGCGCAACACGCTGATCGAGATGAACATGTCCCTCGTCCGTTACGCGGCCGGCCGGTTCCGCAGCCGCGGCGCGGACGAGATGGAGGACATCGTCCAGGTCGGCATGATCGGCCTCATCAAGGCGATCGACCGGTTCGAGCTGTCCCGCGGGGCCGAGTTCACCTCGTTCGCCGTTCCCTACATCGTCGGGGAGATCAAGCGGTTCTTCCGTGACACCACCTGGGCCGTGCACGTGCCGCGCCGGCTGCAGGAAGCGCGCGTCCAGCTCGCCCGTGCCAACGAGGAACTGCGCAGCCGGCTGGGCCGTAAGCCGACCACCAAGGAACTGTCCGAGCTGATGTGCCTCCCCGAGCACGAGGTGGTCGAGGCCCAGCTGGCCTCCAACGGCTACAACTCGGCCTCCCTGGACGCGGCGATCAGCGGCAGCGAGGACGGCGAGGCCGTGCTGCAGGACTTCATCGGCAACGAGGACGCCGCCCTCGAACTGGTCGAGGACTTCCACGCGCTCGCCCCGCTGATCGCCGGGCTGGAGGAACGCGACCGGAAGATCATCCACTGGCGCTTCGTGGAGGAGCTGTCCCAGGCCGAGATCGGCGCCCGCCTCGGCATCTCGCAGATGCAGGTCTCGCGCTTGATCAGGCGCCTCCTGGGCCGACTGCGCGCGGGCATGTCGACCACCGAGGCGTGA
- a CDS encoding DUF397 domain-containing protein — MRHLALNAATWRKSSYSNSDGGACLEVCGDFDAVVPVRDSKQMNGPVIIFPAAGWGSFVSAVQRGELGG; from the coding sequence GTGCGACACCTCGCCTTGAACGCCGCGACCTGGCGCAAGAGTTCCTACAGCAACTCCGACGGTGGCGCCTGCCTTGAGGTCTGCGGCGACTTCGACGCCGTCGTCCCGGTCCGCGACAGCAAGCAGATGAACGGCCCCGTGATCATCTTCCCCGCCGCCGGCTGGGGCTCCTTCGTATCGGCCGTTCAGCGGGGCGAGTTGGGCGGCTGA
- a CDS encoding cellulase family glycosylhydrolase produces the protein MRTTRSAVLTALTALATLLGLLTLAPAAAHAQSPPTASGTSGTPGTPSAAATGLHISGGRLLEGNGNDFVMRGVNHAHTWYPGETQSLADIKKLGANTVRVVLSDGHRWTRNSPADVAAVVDDCKANRLICVLEVHDTTGYGEEAAAGTLDHAADYWISLKDVLAGEEDYVIVNIGNEPWGNTNPQGWTEPTIAAIKKLRAAGFQHTIMVDAPNWGQDWQGVMRANAQSVYAADPTGNLIFSIHMYSVYDTAQEITDYLNAFVNAKLPIVIGEFGGPPDQWGDPDEDTMMAAAEQLDLGYLAWSWSGNTDPVLDLTIDFDPARLSSWGQRIFHGANGIAQTSHEATVYGGTGPDTQAPTAPGTPTASAVSPTSVTLTWPAASDNVAVTGYDVVRVSGTTETAAASTTTNRVTVSSLTPGTSYTFAVYAKDAAGNRSTRSATVTVTTEKDTGTPGSGCAVGYRVTNQWPGGFQGELTIRNTGTAPVSGWTLAFAFPDGQTITNMWGGTPTQTGSAVKVAAASYTATIPVNGSVTVGFTGNRGATNTAPTSFTLNGTTCATS, from the coding sequence GTGAGAACGACAAGAAGCGCCGTACTGACCGCCCTGACCGCCCTGGCCACCCTCCTGGGCCTGCTCACCCTCGCCCCGGCCGCCGCCCACGCGCAGTCGCCGCCGACCGCCTCGGGCACCTCCGGCACCCCCGGCACCCCGAGCGCCGCCGCCACCGGTCTGCACATCTCCGGCGGCCGCCTCCTCGAAGGCAACGGCAACGACTTCGTGATGCGCGGCGTCAACCACGCCCACACCTGGTACCCGGGCGAGACCCAGTCGCTGGCCGACATCAAGAAGCTGGGCGCCAACACCGTCCGGGTCGTGCTCTCCGACGGCCACCGCTGGACCCGCAACAGCCCCGCGGACGTCGCGGCCGTCGTCGACGACTGCAAGGCCAACCGGCTGATCTGCGTCCTGGAGGTGCACGACACCACCGGCTACGGCGAGGAAGCCGCCGCCGGCACCCTCGACCACGCCGCGGACTACTGGATCAGCCTCAAGGACGTCCTGGCCGGCGAGGAGGACTACGTCATCGTCAACATCGGCAACGAGCCCTGGGGCAACACCAACCCGCAGGGCTGGACCGAGCCGACGATCGCCGCCATCAAGAAGCTGCGCGCGGCGGGCTTCCAGCACACGATCATGGTGGACGCGCCGAACTGGGGCCAGGACTGGCAGGGCGTCATGCGCGCCAACGCCCAGTCGGTCTACGCCGCCGACCCCACGGGCAACCTGATCTTCTCGATCCACATGTACAGCGTCTACGACACGGCCCAGGAGATCACCGACTACCTGAACGCCTTCGTGAACGCGAAGCTCCCCATCGTCATCGGCGAGTTCGGCGGACCGCCCGACCAGTGGGGCGACCCCGACGAGGACACCATGATGGCCGCCGCCGAACAGCTCGACCTCGGCTACCTGGCCTGGTCCTGGAGCGGCAACACCGATCCCGTCCTCGACCTGACCATCGACTTCGACCCGGCGCGGCTCAGCTCCTGGGGCCAGCGCATCTTCCACGGCGCCAACGGCATCGCGCAGACCTCCCACGAGGCCACGGTCTACGGCGGCACCGGCCCCGACACCCAGGCCCCGACTGCGCCCGGCACCCCCACCGCCTCCGCGGTCTCCCCCACCTCGGTCACCCTGACCTGGCCCGCCGCCTCCGACAACGTTGCCGTCACCGGCTACGACGTGGTCCGCGTCAGCGGCACCACCGAGACGGCCGCCGCGTCCACCACGACCAACCGCGTCACCGTCTCCTCGCTGACCCCCGGCACGTCGTACACCTTCGCGGTCTACGCCAAGGACGCGGCGGGCAACCGCTCCACCCGCTCCGCCACGGTCACCGTCACCACCGAGAAGGACACCGGCACGCCCGGCAGCGGCTGCGCGGTCGGCTACCGCGTGACCAACCAGTGGCCCGGCGGCTTCCAGGGCGAGCTGACCATCCGCAACACCGGCACCGCGCCGGTCAGCGGCTGGACGCTGGCCTTCGCGTTCCCCGACGGCCAGACCATCACCAACATGTGGGGCGGCACCCCCACGCAGACCGGTTCCGCGGTGAAGGTCGCGGCCGCGTCCTACACCGCCACGATCCCGGTGAACGGCTCGGTCACCGTCGGCTTCACCGGCAACCGGGGCGCCACGAACACCGCTCCGACGAGCTTCACCCTCAACGGCACCACCTGCGCGACCAGCTGA
- a CDS encoding ScbR family autoregulator-binding transcription factor — translation MAQQERAIRTRQKIVMAAAELFDEVGYEAATIAEVLKRCGVTKGALYFHFSSKEELAQEVLAGQVSALPPVPPRELYLQQSLDEALLLAHLLRVGDPMVRGSIRLTVDQGSPQDGLDRRVPMQAWIDHNGEVLARAKAAGELLPHVDVDSTAMLFTSSFTGVQVLSKIMTGHADMVERVTDLMLSLLTAIAVPGVLVRLDVAPDRAERVYEEALRLRDDEQPAAGAAASA, via the coding sequence GTGGCACAGCAGGAGCGGGCCATCCGTACGCGCCAGAAGATCGTCATGGCGGCGGCGGAGCTGTTCGACGAGGTCGGCTACGAGGCGGCGACCATCGCGGAGGTCCTGAAGAGGTGCGGCGTGACCAAGGGCGCGCTGTACTTCCACTTCTCCTCCAAGGAAGAACTCGCCCAGGAGGTGCTGGCCGGGCAGGTGTCCGCGCTGCCCCCGGTGCCGCCGCGGGAGCTGTATCTCCAGCAGAGCCTGGACGAGGCGCTGCTCCTCGCCCACCTGCTGCGCGTCGGTGACCCCATGGTGCGCGGCAGTATCCGTCTCACCGTGGACCAGGGTTCCCCGCAGGACGGGCTGGACCGCAGGGTGCCGATGCAGGCGTGGATCGACCACAACGGGGAGGTCCTGGCCCGGGCGAAGGCGGCCGGCGAACTGCTGCCGCATGTCGACGTGGACTCCACGGCCATGCTGTTCACCAGCAGCTTCACCGGTGTGCAGGTGCTGTCCAAGATCATGACCGGGCACGCGGACATGGTGGAGCGGGTGACGGACCTGATGCTCAGCCTCCTGACCGCCATCGCCGTTCCGGGCGTCCTCGTCCGGCTGGACGTCGCCCCCGACCGCGCCGAGCGGGTCTACGAGGAGGCCCTCCGTCTGCGCGACGACGAGCAGCCGGCCGCGGGTGCGGCGGCGAGCGCGTGA
- a CDS encoding MFS transporter has product MSAEAPARPVGSPRRPGVKMALLAFCMLVFSVDYNIVYVALPEIGREVGFSAQSLQWVVSAYSVGLGGALLLGGRAVDRLGARRMLVLALALYALASTAGGLATEPGLLVAARVVQGLGGALLFPATLSLINTGFEEGPVRNRAYAVWGTAGASGAIIGSLVGGLLTDYLGWAWVFFVNVPLCVLAVAGCYAWLAPDARSGDSRAFDVHGALLATAASTLLVYGLINGPEAGWSSARTLTTIAVGLVLGVAFFAVEAKAADPLAPPRLFGYRGLLTAMLIIFVFQGAINTLHYLFFIQLQDVLGYSPLEAGLAFLPMSAVAMLGSGKLLPAVVKRWGVRGALFSGLTGVGASMIVLSLTMSTDTGFLPLLPAVLLWGLFAGMIYPAMFMAAGSDAAPDEQGVASGLTQTSAQIGGAVGMALLIAVANAGLDLNEGAANSVGDVVDGLRLSALTGGIAAVAGAFLAFRIKPPRAARQDGSATEAPPEPETVHSA; this is encoded by the coding sequence ATGTCTGCCGAAGCTCCCGCCCGGCCTGTCGGGTCCCCGCGACGGCCGGGGGTGAAGATGGCACTGCTGGCGTTCTGCATGCTCGTCTTCTCCGTCGACTACAACATCGTCTACGTGGCGCTGCCCGAGATCGGCCGAGAGGTCGGCTTCTCCGCGCAGTCCCTGCAGTGGGTCGTCAGCGCCTACTCCGTCGGTCTCGGCGGCGCCCTGCTGCTCGGCGGCCGCGCGGTCGACCGGCTGGGCGCCCGCCGGATGCTGGTCCTCGCCCTCGCGCTGTACGCGCTCGCCTCGACCGCCGGCGGTCTCGCCACCGAACCGGGCCTGCTCGTCGCCGCGCGCGTCGTGCAGGGCCTCGGTGGCGCGCTGCTCTTCCCGGCCACCCTCTCGCTGATCAACACCGGCTTCGAGGAGGGCCCGGTCCGCAACCGGGCGTACGCGGTCTGGGGAACGGCCGGCGCGTCCGGCGCCATCATCGGCTCCCTGGTCGGCGGTCTGCTCACCGACTACCTGGGCTGGGCCTGGGTGTTCTTCGTCAATGTGCCGCTGTGCGTGCTCGCCGTGGCCGGCTGCTACGCCTGGCTGGCACCCGACGCCCGCAGCGGTGACTCCCGCGCGTTCGACGTCCACGGCGCGCTGCTCGCCACCGCCGCGTCCACCCTGCTGGTCTACGGCCTGATCAACGGCCCCGAGGCGGGCTGGAGTTCCGCCCGGACGCTGACCACCATCGCGGTCGGACTGGTCCTCGGTGTCGCGTTCTTCGCCGTGGAGGCCAAGGCCGCGGACCCGCTGGCCCCGCCGCGGCTGTTCGGCTACCGCGGCCTGCTGACCGCGATGCTGATCATCTTCGTCTTCCAGGGCGCCATCAACACCCTGCACTACCTGTTCTTCATCCAGCTCCAGGACGTCCTCGGCTACAGCCCGCTGGAGGCCGGTCTCGCGTTCCTGCCGATGAGCGCGGTCGCCATGCTCGGCTCCGGCAAGCTGCTGCCGGCCGTCGTCAAGCGCTGGGGCGTCCGCGGGGCGCTGTTCTCCGGCCTGACCGGGGTCGGCGCCTCGATGATCGTCCTGTCGCTGACCATGTCCACCGACACCGGCTTCCTGCCGCTGCTCCCCGCCGTCCTGCTGTGGGGCCTGTTCGCCGGCATGATCTACCCGGCGATGTTCATGGCCGCGGGCTCGGACGCCGCCCCCGACGAGCAGGGTGTCGCTTCCGGCCTCACGCAGACGTCGGCCCAGATCGGCGGCGCGGTCGGCATGGCCCTGCTCATCGCCGTCGCCAACGCCGGCCTGGACCTGAACGAGGGCGCCGCCAACTCGGTCGGCGACGTGGTCGACGGCCTGCGGCTGTCCGCGCTGACCGGCGGCATCGCCGCCGTCGCCGGTGCCTTCCTCGCCTTCCGCATCAAGCCCCCACGGGCCGCACGGCAGGACGGGTCCGCCACCGAGGCACCCCCGGAACCCGAGACCGTCCACTCCGCGTGA
- a CDS encoding serine hydrolase domain-containing protein yields MTSTRMSRRAFAGVALWGTAALATTAMLPARRAHASPAQHPPLPPLPPLDPIALRAAIDDLEHPPSTAAQLRVGGPAGHWYGTSGVADIHTPRPVTARHKVRIGSITKVFVATVMLQLAAEGRVDLDASVRRLLPGLLPRRFAAVTVAHLLNHTSGLPDHVGIPEPKTPEEVLRHRLDHWTPREWVATATHGPLKFAPGTRQEYRGINYVLAALIIDQVTGRPYGEAVRDRITRPLDLAHTVVPGDDPYIHGRHVHGYLRMTDGSLRDITAYDPSSVRGEGDMISTTTDVDRMLAALFSGELLPPELLRLMFTLPPKDVRMLDGSPARYSTGLQQATVNGVTLWGKTGETYGYKNAAFSTLDQRRRFVLAYHPTTARDGQESQLIARVADLLTRSTSTEGTALGL; encoded by the coding sequence ATGACCTCAACGCGTATGTCCCGAAGGGCCTTCGCGGGCGTCGCCCTGTGGGGGACGGCCGCGCTGGCCACCACCGCGATGCTGCCCGCACGCCGCGCCCACGCCTCGCCCGCACAGCACCCGCCGCTCCCGCCGCTCCCGCCACTGGATCCGATCGCCCTGCGGGCCGCGATCGACGATCTGGAGCATCCGCCGTCCACCGCCGCCCAGTTACGCGTGGGCGGCCCGGCCGGCCACTGGTACGGCACCTCGGGCGTGGCCGACATCCACACGCCACGGCCGGTGACGGCCCGCCACAAGGTCCGCATCGGCAGCATCACCAAGGTCTTCGTCGCCACGGTGATGCTGCAGCTGGCAGCGGAGGGCCGCGTCGACCTGGACGCGTCGGTGCGGCGCCTCCTGCCGGGACTGCTGCCGCGCCGCTTCGCGGCTGTCACCGTGGCCCACCTGCTGAACCACACCAGCGGACTGCCCGACCACGTCGGCATACCGGAGCCGAAGACCCCGGAGGAGGTGCTGCGCCACCGCTTAGATCACTGGACGCCGCGGGAGTGGGTGGCGACGGCGACCCACGGTCCGCTGAAGTTCGCCCCGGGCACCCGGCAGGAATACCGCGGCATCAACTACGTACTGGCCGCACTGATCATCGACCAGGTGACCGGCCGCCCGTACGGGGAAGCCGTCAGAGACCGCATCACGCGTCCGCTGGACCTGGCGCACACCGTCGTGCCCGGCGACGACCCGTACATCCACGGCCGGCACGTGCACGGCTATCTGCGCATGACCGACGGCAGCCTGCGGGACATCACCGCCTACGATCCGTCGTCCGTGCGCGGTGAGGGCGACATGATCTCCACCACGACCGACGTCGACCGGATGCTCGCCGCCCTGTTCTCCGGCGAACTGCTCCCGCCCGAACTGCTTCGGCTGATGTTCACGCTGCCGCCGAAGGACGTGCGCATGCTGGACGGCTCCCCGGCCCGCTACAGCACCGGCCTGCAACAGGCCACGGTCAACGGCGTCACGCTCTGGGGCAAGACCGGCGAGACGTACGGCTACAAGAACGCCGCGTTCTCCACCCTGGACCAGCGGCGCCGCTTCGTGCTCGCCTACCATCCGACGACCGCCCGCGACGGCCAGGAGAGCCAGCTGATCGCTCGCGTCGCCGACCTGCTCACCCGTAGCACCAGCACCGAAGGCACGGCACTCGGCCTCTGA
- a CDS encoding cell division protein SepF has protein sequence MNRHGHDVTDEQWEGLAQVVPLRGRDAWPSAVNHRTLPDAETETRRRFVVLRVNVFADAREVAETLMSGIPVLLDLTGAETEVAKRVLDFSTGVVFGLASGMHRVDRNVFLLTPPGTEVQGLMEGASLPGV, from the coding sequence GTGAACCGTCACGGTCACGACGTCACCGATGAACAGTGGGAGGGGCTCGCCCAGGTCGTGCCGCTGAGAGGCCGCGACGCGTGGCCGTCCGCGGTGAACCACCGCACGCTGCCCGACGCCGAGACGGAGACGCGCCGCCGGTTCGTGGTGCTGCGGGTGAACGTCTTCGCGGACGCCCGCGAGGTCGCCGAGACCCTCATGTCCGGCATCCCGGTCCTCCTCGACCTCACCGGCGCGGAGACCGAGGTCGCCAAGCGCGTCCTCGACTTCAGCACCGGTGTCGTCTTCGGCCTGGCCAGCGGAATGCACCGCGTCGACCGCAACGTCTTCCTCCTCACCCCACCCGGCACCGAGGTCCAGGGCCTGATGGAGGGCGCAAGCCTGCCCGGCGTCTGA
- a CDS encoding ATP-binding protein produces MAVSSGASTPGTRNPSPWESGAPDRPPRPLRPHLSELRLSAFAGHRGVGLPLGAVTLLAGPSGAGKSSALRAYEALARLAGGAPVGEVFREPVACVPERVAPDAQGRRGFRIGCTADGPEGPVRLDLAVQAEPELRIVGERLTARGVVLLETALRDPARRVVQAAWHTGGQAPVVRAPLSDDRLGTALLPLRVAGTTDGERQVLAAAEQMVVALRSVFACDPLPDRMRAPVPAGSGRLFGGCDNLADVLWRTRAECARRHDRFVQEVAAGCAGPVVDVFAEPAGHGTVRAVLDRGDGLRTDFARLGDGELRYLALALVLLTGPGVLEVDPPGEVPAALRALTVLADGLDRQVDAAQRRALLRLATKSARDGHIRLLGAVSDASWAAGQSGVTVVHLRA; encoded by the coding sequence ATGGCTGTTTCCTCCGGTGCGTCCACGCCCGGCACCCGCAATCCGTCCCCGTGGGAATCCGGGGCACCGGATCGCCCGCCCCGTCCGCTGCGGCCCCATCTCAGTGAGTTGCGGCTGTCCGCGTTCGCCGGGCATCGGGGGGTCGGGCTGCCGTTGGGGGCGGTGACCTTGCTGGCCGGGCCGAGCGGGGCGGGCAAGAGCAGTGCGTTGCGGGCGTACGAGGCGCTGGCTCGGCTCGCGGGGGGCGCGCCGGTGGGCGAGGTGTTCCGGGAGCCGGTGGCGTGCGTGCCCGAGCGGGTGGCGCCGGACGCGCAGGGCAGGCGCGGGTTCCGGATCGGCTGTACCGCCGACGGGCCCGAGGGGCCGGTCCGGCTCGACCTCGCGGTCCAGGCCGAGCCGGAGCTGCGGATCGTGGGGGAGCGGCTGACCGCGCGCGGGGTGGTGCTGCTGGAGACCGCGCTGCGCGACCCGGCCCGGCGCGTGGTCCAGGCCGCCTGGCACACGGGCGGTCAGGCCCCGGTCGTCCGTGCCCCGCTGTCCGACGACCGGCTCGGGACCGCGCTGCTGCCGCTGCGCGTCGCGGGCACGACCGACGGAGAGCGCCAGGTGCTGGCCGCCGCCGAGCAGATGGTGGTCGCCCTGCGGTCCGTCTTCGCCTGCGATCCGCTGCCCGACCGGATGCGGGCGCCCGTGCCGGCCGGTTCCGGACGGCTGTTCGGCGGCTGTGACAACCTCGCCGACGTACTGTGGCGCACCCGCGCCGAGTGCGCGCGGCGGCACGACCGGTTCGTGCAGGAGGTGGCCGCCGGCTGCGCCGGACCCGTCGTGGACGTGTTCGCCGAACCGGCCGGCCACGGCACCGTGCGCGCCGTGCTCGACCGGGGGGACGGCCTGCGCACCGACTTCGCGCGGCTCGGCGACGGCGAATTGCGCTATCTGGCTCTGGCGTTGGTGCTGCTCACCGGACCCGGTGTCCTGGAGGTCGACCCGCCCGGCGAGGTGCCCGCCGCGCTCCGGGCGCTGACCGTGCTCGCCGACGGACTCGACCGGCAGGTGGACGCGGCGCAGCGGCGCGCGCTGCTGCGGCTCGCGACGAAGTCCGCGCGGGACGGGCACATCCGCCTGCTCGGCGCGGTGAGCGACGCGTCCTGGGCGGCCGGGCAGAGCGGGGTGACGGTGGTACATCTGAGGGCGTGA
- a CDS encoding nucleotide pyrophosphohydrolase, whose protein sequence is MPPREPLDVRRLQRRLAEFAAARDWQPYHTPKNLVAALSVEASELVEIFQWLSPEESTRVMSDPDTAHRVRDEVADVLAYLLRLCDVLGVDPLAALDAKIDRNEQRFPAPE, encoded by the coding sequence ATGCCTCCGCGTGAACCGCTCGACGTCCGCCGGCTGCAACGCCGGCTCGCCGAGTTCGCCGCGGCCCGCGACTGGCAGCCGTACCACACGCCCAAGAACCTGGTGGCCGCGCTCAGCGTGGAGGCCTCCGAACTGGTCGAGATCTTCCAGTGGCTGTCCCCGGAGGAGTCGACGCGTGTGATGTCCGACCCGGACACCGCGCACCGCGTCAGGGACGAGGTCGCGGACGTACTCGCCTATCTGCTCCGGCTCTGCGACGTGCTCGGCGTCGACCCGCTGGCCGCTCTCGACGCGAAGATCGACCGCAACGAGCAGCGGTTCCCCGCCCCGGAATGA
- a CDS encoding DUF6099 family protein: protein MEAVRLILTSRRALAASGEVPQIMTEVWQAQALAQAIGSRLAVFGPPELRGEAIGLTELAGRGCGVLETPDLAPGELRAAQLTELGDARRALTHLGGLLGEVGIALVGIACSAPDEATYWQCMEAIDAADESRDRVRELLRRLADREQAIPQREAG from the coding sequence ATGGAGGCGGTGCGGCTCATCCTGACGAGCAGGCGTGCCCTGGCGGCGAGCGGCGAGGTGCCGCAGATCATGACGGAGGTGTGGCAGGCCCAGGCGCTGGCGCAGGCGATCGGCAGCCGCCTCGCCGTCTTCGGCCCGCCCGAACTACGCGGCGAGGCGATCGGGTTGACGGAACTGGCGGGCCGGGGCTGCGGGGTGCTGGAGACCCCGGACCTCGCCCCGGGCGAACTGCGCGCGGCCCAGTTGACCGAACTGGGCGACGCCCGGCGGGCGCTGACCCACCTCGGCGGACTGCTCGGCGAGGTCGGCATCGCTCTCGTCGGCATCGCCTGCTCCGCGCCCGACGAGGCGACGTACTGGCAGTGCATGGAGGCCATCGACGCGGCGGACGAGTCCCGCGACCGGGTCCGCGAGCTGCTGCGCAGACTGGCGGACCGAGAACAGGCGATACCCCAGCGGGAGGCGGGCTGA
- a CDS encoding LLM class F420-dependent oxidoreductase produces the protein MDLRIFTEPQQGASYDTLLTVAKATEDLGFDAFFRSDHYLKMGSVDGLPGPTDAWITLAGLARETKRIRLGTLMTAATFRLPGVLAIQVAQVDQMSGGRVELGLGAGWFEEEHTAYGIPFPKEKFGRLEEQLAIVTGLWATEPGKTFDFQGTYYDLKNSPALPKPAQRKLPVLIGGHGATRTPRLAARYADEFNIPFASLEDTARQFGRVRAAAEEIGRKADDLIYSNALVACVGKDDAEVARRAAAIGREVDELKLNGLAGSPAEVVDKIGRYAETGSSRIYLQILDLDDLDHLELIASQVQSQLS, from the coding sequence ATGGATCTTCGAATCTTCACCGAACCCCAGCAGGGCGCCAGCTACGACACCCTGCTCACCGTGGCGAAGGCCACCGAGGATCTCGGGTTCGACGCGTTCTTCCGTTCCGACCACTATCTGAAGATGGGCTCCGTCGACGGCCTGCCCGGCCCCACGGACGCCTGGATCACCCTCGCCGGACTCGCCCGCGAGACCAAGCGCATCCGTCTCGGCACGCTGATGACCGCCGCCACCTTCCGGCTGCCCGGTGTCCTCGCCATCCAGGTCGCCCAGGTCGACCAGATGTCCGGCGGCCGGGTCGAGCTCGGACTGGGCGCGGGCTGGTTCGAGGAGGAGCACACCGCGTACGGCATCCCCTTCCCGAAGGAGAAGTTCGGGCGCCTGGAGGAGCAGCTGGCGATCGTCACCGGCCTGTGGGCCACCGAGCCGGGCAAGACCTTCGACTTCCAGGGCACGTACTACGACCTCAAGAACTCGCCCGCCCTCCCCAAGCCCGCCCAGCGCAAGCTGCCCGTCCTCATCGGCGGCCACGGCGCCACCCGCACCCCCCGCCTCGCCGCGCGGTACGCCGACGAGTTCAACATCCCCTTCGCCTCCCTCGAGGACACCGCCCGCCAGTTCGGGCGGGTGCGGGCCGCCGCCGAGGAGATCGGCCGCAAGGCCGACGACCTGATCTACTCCAACGCCCTCGTCGCCTGCGTCGGCAAGGACGACGCCGAGGTCGCCCGCCGCGCCGCCGCCATCGGCCGCGAGGTCGACGAGCTGAAGCTCAACGGACTGGCCGGTTCCCCGGCCGAGGTAGTCGACAAGATCGGCCGGTACGCCGAGACCGGATCGAGCCGGATCTACCTCCAGATCCTCGACCTCGACGACCTCGACCACCTGGAGCTGATCGCCTCGCAGGTCCAGTCGCAGCTGTCGTGA